A single genomic interval of Nitratidesulfovibrio sp. SRB-5 harbors:
- a CDS encoding response regulator, producing the protein MNITHPVCLLTKRLATREELTRVLARQDGFRLVSPGEADDLGLVVLELGDDLEDDFESIASLVTDPRVGEVFVASRQKDPDLIIRAMRAGVSEFLSQPFRSDEVLAALEGYARRRRTTRAASPAAAPASAGGRLIHIMGAKGGVGATTVAVNLAVLAARSLAGNAPAPDAQKAGRGLPKLGGRNAKRDMQAMGDTALATGGPAHAPAALPLAALMDMRLPQGDVPLFLDMEYSRTWADGARNLGRLDATFLRSLAERHASGLEVFASPDTGDDLDAISPRAVKAVLDLARALYAVTVVDGGPYADELALVSMQEAETILLVTDLALPALAGARRLLDDVAAAAPAVAARIQLVVNRMSPQAGVDLTEAERLLERKVFATVGDDYGAAVSAINQGVPLCEAAPRSVAARSLAKLAERLAPTAATPGNGGAAPGMKAGSLFARLLHRKGDDTHEPNRRGMERAPEHERGGLLPHGVLLQGARG; encoded by the coding sequence ATGAACATCACCCATCCCGTCTGCCTGCTCACCAAGCGCCTCGCCACGCGCGAAGAACTCACCCGCGTCCTCGCCCGGCAGGATGGTTTCCGTCTGGTTTCCCCCGGTGAAGCCGACGACCTCGGACTGGTCGTACTGGAACTGGGAGACGACCTTGAAGACGATTTCGAATCCATCGCCTCACTGGTGACCGATCCCCGCGTGGGCGAGGTGTTCGTGGCCTCGCGCCAGAAGGATCCGGACCTGATAATCCGCGCCATGCGCGCCGGGGTCAGCGAATTCCTGTCCCAGCCGTTCCGCTCGGACGAGGTGCTGGCCGCGCTGGAAGGCTATGCGCGCCGCCGCCGTACCACCCGTGCCGCAAGCCCTGCGGCGGCGCCTGCCTCAGCGGGTGGCCGGCTCATCCACATCATGGGCGCCAAGGGCGGCGTGGGCGCCACCACGGTGGCCGTGAACCTGGCCGTGCTGGCCGCGCGTTCCTTGGCTGGCAACGCCCCCGCGCCCGATGCGCAGAAGGCGGGCAGGGGCCTGCCCAAACTGGGCGGACGCAACGCCAAGCGCGACATGCAGGCCATGGGCGACACGGCGCTGGCCACGGGCGGCCCCGCCCATGCGCCCGCAGCGCTGCCGCTGGCGGCGCTCATGGACATGCGCCTGCCCCAGGGCGACGTGCCGCTGTTCCTGGACATGGAATATTCCCGCACCTGGGCCGACGGCGCGCGCAACCTTGGCCGCCTGGACGCCACCTTCCTGCGCAGCCTTGCCGAACGGCACGCCAGCGGCCTTGAGGTGTTCGCCTCGCCCGACACGGGCGACGACCTGGACGCCATCAGCCCCCGCGCGGTGAAGGCCGTGCTGGACCTGGCCCGCGCCCTGTACGCCGTCACCGTGGTGGACGGCGGCCCCTATGCCGACGAACTGGCCCTGGTCTCCATGCAGGAGGCGGAAACCATCCTGCTGGTCACCGATCTGGCCCTGCCCGCCCTGGCCGGCGCCCGCCGCCTGCTGGACGACGTGGCCGCTGCCGCGCCCGCCGTGGCCGCGCGCATCCAGCTGGTGGTCAACCGCATGTCGCCCCAGGCCGGGGTGGACCTGACGGAGGCCGAACGACTGCTGGAGCGCAAGGTGTTCGCCACCGTGGGCGACGACTACGGCGCGGCCGTGTCGGCCATCAATCAGGGTGTGCCCCTGTGCGAGGCGGCGCCCCGCTCGGTGGCCGCGCGCTCGCTGGCCAAGCTGGCTGAACGGCTGGCCCCCACCGCCGCAACGCCCGGCAACGGCGGCGCCGCCCCCGGCATGAAGGCGGGCAGCCTGTTCGCCCGGCTGCTGCACCGCAAGGGCGACGACACCCACGAACCCAATCGGCGCGGCATGGAACGCGCCCCCGAACATGAACGGGGCGGCCTGCTGCCGCACGGCGTCCTGTTGCAGGGCGCAAGGGGATAG
- a CDS encoding type II and III secretion system protein family protein has protein sequence MSRPASLTRAAGRLVGTVHAAACAVLATVLLLATAAQAQADATPQAVPLAVGKSMVVRTAQPAARVSMSDEAIAGVVVLSPQQVYVTGKKAGGATLTLWNGAGAITQVYDIQVTPDLAQLKEMLHRVLPDEKDIMVMAVGESITLAGTVRSSAGMTTALDVAKMYAPDKVTNLMQVGGVHQVLLEVKVAEMRKSVLERLGIDLTYAWNNDFAFGMLNQLFTLDSQKGVVGVGPTGAVVSPNVTGMFRATSGRASLMGFLDVLKQNGLVKVLAEPTLICRSGENADFLAGGEIPIPVPQGLGTVAIEFKKYGVTLGFTPTVVSDKLISMRVTPEVSELDYSNVIEINGFTIPAISTRRAATTVELADGQSFAVAGLLRDEVRENIKKYPVLGDVPLLGTLFRSSNWQKNETELVIIVTPRLAKPLDGATAKLPTDGFREPSEFEFFLQGRMEGAAPAITAPAAYANPRNSADAPSGMEGEFGHVLPGHAQGGTK, from the coding sequence ATGAGCCGCCCCGCCTCCCTCACCCGCGCGGCGGGCCGTCTCGTCGGTACGGTGCATGCTGCGGCATGCGCCGTGCTGGCCACCGTGCTGCTGCTGGCCACCGCCGCGCAGGCCCAGGCCGATGCTACCCCCCAGGCCGTGCCGCTGGCCGTGGGCAAGTCCATGGTGGTGCGCACCGCGCAGCCCGCGGCACGGGTTTCCATGTCCGACGAAGCCATCGCGGGAGTGGTGGTGCTGTCGCCCCAGCAGGTCTACGTCACCGGCAAGAAGGCGGGCGGGGCCACGCTTACCCTGTGGAACGGGGCCGGGGCCATCACCCAGGTCTACGACATCCAGGTCACTCCGGACCTTGCCCAGTTGAAGGAAATGCTGCACCGCGTGCTGCCCGACGAAAAGGACATCATGGTCATGGCCGTGGGCGAATCCATTACCCTGGCCGGCACCGTGCGCAGCAGCGCGGGCATGACCACCGCCCTGGACGTGGCCAAAATGTACGCCCCGGACAAGGTGACCAACCTCATGCAGGTGGGCGGCGTGCACCAGGTGCTGCTGGAAGTGAAGGTGGCCGAGATGCGCAAGTCGGTGCTGGAACGCCTGGGCATCGACCTGACCTACGCCTGGAACAACGATTTCGCCTTCGGCATGCTGAACCAGCTGTTCACCCTGGACAGCCAGAAAGGCGTGGTGGGCGTTGGCCCCACCGGCGCCGTGGTCAGCCCCAACGTCACCGGCATGTTCCGCGCCACCTCTGGCCGGGCAAGCCTGATGGGCTTTCTGGACGTGCTGAAGCAGAACGGCCTGGTCAAGGTGCTGGCCGAACCCACCCTGATCTGCCGCAGCGGCGAAAACGCCGACTTCCTGGCCGGGGGCGAAATACCCATCCCCGTGCCGCAGGGGCTGGGCACCGTGGCCATCGAATTCAAGAAGTACGGCGTGACCCTGGGCTTCACCCCCACGGTGGTCTCGGACAAGCTGATCAGCATGCGCGTAACCCCCGAAGTTTCGGAGCTGGACTACTCCAACGTCATCGAAATCAACGGGTTCACCATTCCGGCCATCTCCACCCGGCGCGCCGCCACCACCGTGGAACTGGCCGACGGCCAGAGCTTTGCCGTGGCGGGCCTGCTGCGCGACGAAGTGCGCGAGAACATCAAGAAATACCCGGTGCTGGGCGACGTGCCCCTGCTGGGCACGCTGTTCCGTTCCAGCAACTGGCAGAAGAACGAAACCGAACTGGTCATCATCGTCACCCCGCGCCTGGCCAAGCCGCTGGACGGCGCCACGGCCAAGCTGCCCACCGACGGCTTTCGCGAGCCATCGGAATTCGAATTCTTCCTCCAGGGCAGGATGGAAGGCGCGGCCCCGGCCATTACCGCACCCGCAGCCTATGCCAATCCCCGCAACTCCGCCGATGCCCCTTCGGGCATGGAGGGCGAGTTCGGGCACGTACTGCCCGGCCATGCACAGGGAGGCACGAAATGA
- the cpaB gene encoding Flp pilus assembly protein CpaB — MRASSLIQISLALVLALVAGVLVFRFMQVNRAAAPQMAAPEQVELAVAAADVPRGAKLAAEQIKLAPFLKSSAPSGAFTKDTLPVGRVLSSAVAAGEPITEARLLQDGASHGGVSTLIAPGMRAVAVKGNKVLGLAGFIRPGNRVDVLVTLDDETREKSKSRTKLVLENVRVLATGTELKQEGDDTSTSSVDVYTLEISPPQAEPLALAASRGELHFALRNPADDGTVLTPGTDVPGTLALLTSTPEGKPVPKVRETKVEMISGTERSTLRFPQ, encoded by the coding sequence ATGCGCGCCTCCTCCCTCATCCAGATTTCCCTCGCGCTGGTGTTGGCCCTGGTGGCCGGGGTGCTGGTGTTCCGGTTCATGCAGGTGAACCGCGCCGCCGCCCCCCAGATGGCCGCCCCCGAACAGGTCGAACTGGCGGTGGCCGCCGCCGACGTGCCGCGCGGCGCCAAGCTGGCCGCCGAACAGATCAAGCTGGCCCCCTTCCTGAAGTCCAGCGCCCCCTCCGGCGCATTCACCAAGGACACCCTGCCCGTGGGCCGGGTGTTGTCGTCCGCCGTGGCCGCCGGTGAACCCATCACCGAAGCGCGCCTGCTGCAGGACGGCGCATCGCACGGCGGCGTCAGCACGCTGATCGCCCCCGGCATGCGCGCCGTGGCCGTCAAGGGCAACAAGGTGCTGGGCCTTGCCGGGTTCATCCGCCCCGGCAACCGCGTGGACGTGCTGGTGACCCTGGACGACGAAACCCGCGAAAAGTCCAAGTCGCGCACCAAGCTGGTGCTGGAAAACGTGCGCGTGCTGGCCACCGGCACCGAACTGAAGCAGGAGGGCGACGACACCTCCACCTCGTCGGTGGACGTGTACACCCTGGAAATTTCGCCCCCGCAGGCCGAGCCGCTGGCCCTTGCCGCCTCGCGCGGCGAACTGCATTTCGCCCTGCGCAACCCCGCCGACGACGGCACGGTGCTGACCCCCGGCACCGACGTGCCCGGCACCCTGGCCCTGCTGACCAGCACCCCCGAAGGCAAGCCGGTTCCCAAGGTGCGCGAAACCAAGGTGGAAATGATCTCCGGCACCGAACGTTCAACGCTGAGGTTCCCGCAATGA
- a CDS encoding prepilin peptidase: MNPILAAPLAVVLLVAVTTDLRAMRIPNWLTFPAMLAGVAANAALGAWTGGLSGAWDGLLFSLSGFGLGLGLMLIPFLLRVMGAGDVKLLAAAGAFLGAETVFRAFIWTSLAGGVYALGVLAFHLPQLRAVLRSLRVSVELLAVTGRFDYVPATANARLPRLCYGVAIALGTGLAMAQAAFPSAMSALLPSWAAIL; this comes from the coding sequence ATGAACCCCATCCTTGCCGCCCCCCTCGCCGTCGTGCTGCTGGTGGCCGTGACCACCGACCTGCGCGCCATGCGCATTCCCAACTGGCTCACCTTTCCCGCCATGCTGGCGGGCGTGGCGGCCAACGCGGCGCTGGGCGCCTGGACCGGCGGCCTTTCCGGCGCATGGGACGGCCTGCTCTTCTCGCTGTCCGGTTTCGGTCTGGGGCTCGGCCTGATGCTGATCCCCTTCCTGCTGCGGGTCATGGGCGCGGGCGACGTGAAGTTGCTGGCCGCCGCCGGTGCCTTCCTGGGCGCCGAAACCGTGTTCCGCGCCTTCATCTGGACCAGCCTTGCCGGCGGCGTGTACGCCCTTGGCGTGCTGGCCTTCCACCTGCCGCAACTGCGCGCGGTGCTGCGCTCGCTGCGGGTGTCCGTCGAACTGCTGGCCGTCACCGGCCGCTTCGACTACGTGCCCGCCACCGCCAACGCCCGCCTGCCCCGGCTGTGCTACGGCGTGGCCATTGCGCTGGGCACGGGCCTGGCCATGGCCCAGGCCGCCTTCCCCTCGGCCATGTCCGCCCTGCTGCCCTCCTGGGCCGCCATCCTGTAG
- a CDS encoding Flp family type IVb pilin, with protein sequence MLKSITALIREEEGATALEYGLIAALIAAVIVAAVTALGTKVSSTFSYIDSKMPTPGS encoded by the coding sequence ATGCTCAAGTCCATCACCGCCCTGATCCGTGAAGAAGAAGGCGCAACCGCCCTCGAATACGGCCTCATCGCCGCCCTCATCGCAGCCGTCATCGTGGCCGCCGTTACCGCCCTCGGCACCAAGGTAAGCTCCACCTTCTCGTACATCGATTCCAAGATGCCCACCCCCGGCTCGTAG
- a CDS encoding Flp family type IVb pilin produces MSKIIARLINDEEGATALEYGLIAALIAAVIVAAVTALGTKVSSTFSYIDSKMPTPGS; encoded by the coding sequence ATGTCGAAGATCATCGCCCGCCTGATCAATGATGAAGAAGGCGCTACCGCCCTGGAATACGGCCTCATCGCCGCCCTCATCGCCGCCGTCATCGTGGCCGCCGTCACCGCCCTCGGCACCAAGGTCAGCTCCACCTTCTCGTACATCGATTCCAAGATGCCCACCCCCGGCTCGTAG
- a CDS encoding Flp family type IVb pilin, with the protein MSKIIARLINDEEGATALEYGLIAALIAAVIVAAVTALGTKVSATFSYIDSKMPTPGS; encoded by the coding sequence ATGTCGAAGATCATCGCCCGCCTGATCAATGATGAAGAAGGCGCTACCGCCCTGGAATACGGCCTCATCGCCGCCCTCATCGCCGCCGTCATCGTGGCCGCCGTCACCGCCCTCGGCACCAAGGTCAGCGCCACCTTCTCGTACATCGATTCCAAGATGCCCACCCCCGGTTCGTAG
- a CDS encoding Flp family type IVb pilin, translated as MFERITTLFRDEEGATALEYGLIAALIAAVIVAAVTALGTKVSATFSYIDSKMPTPGS; from the coding sequence ATGTTTGAACGCATCACCACCCTGTTCCGTGACGAAGAAGGTGCAACCGCCCTGGAATACGGCCTCATCGCCGCCCTCATCGCCGCCGTCATCGTGGCCGCCGTCACCGCCCTCGGCACCAAGGTCAGCGCCACCTTCTCGTACATCGATTCCAAGATGCCCACCCCCGGTTCGTAG